From a single Aureibacillus halotolerans genomic region:
- the trmL gene encoding tRNA (uridine(34)/cytosine(34)/5-carboxymethylaminomethyluridine(34)-2'-O)-methyltransferase TrmL, translating to MANHIVLYQPEIPSNTGNIARTCAATNTALHLVKPLGFSTDDKMLKRAGLDYWEFVEVYYHDSLDIAMEQLKGASFYFLTKHGAKAHSEVSYKQPEDQVFVFGRETSGLPEEVLAAHKDNCLRMPMTENVRSLNLANTATVMIYEALRQQGYPNLG from the coding sequence TTGGCCAACCACATTGTATTATATCAACCAGAGATTCCATCCAATACAGGCAACATTGCTAGAACCTGTGCTGCAACGAACACTGCCCTTCATCTAGTGAAGCCCCTAGGGTTTTCCACAGATGATAAAATGTTAAAAAGAGCTGGATTGGATTATTGGGAGTTCGTAGAGGTTTACTATCATGACTCTTTAGACATTGCCATGGAGCAATTAAAAGGGGCATCTTTCTATTTTTTAACCAAACATGGCGCAAAGGCGCACAGTGAAGTGTCCTACAAACAGCCTGAGGATCAAGTGTTTGTGTTTGGGAGAGAAACGTCAGGATTGCCAGAAGAAGTGCTCGCGGCGCATAAGGACAATTGCTTGCGCATGCCGATGACGGAAAATGTCCGCTCGTTAAATCTTGCCAATACGGCGACCGTCATGATTTATGAAGCCTTACGACAGCAGGGGTATCCAAACCTGGGGTAG
- a CDS encoding amidase domain-containing protein — translation MSDDLQALWRQRLSYLVHSGSALTDRHAAPFIAMKDSFQRRGMKIVKAEAVAKPLVEENHDHRMYFCHLSLMYQGKEGMLYKEERLQERVFDENGDWEHYRVEEEQPVLSPGSEDIDSRDPHESTRFSYNRREAVRYADYWWNSYNPAYREFEVDCTNYISQCLRAGGAPMRGQPNRGKGWWYSGSSWSYSWAVAHSLRWYLSGSTAGLQGEEVASPLDLQLGDVICYDFEGDGRWNHNTIVTAFDENGEPLVNAHTSNSRMRYWAYEDSTAYTPNIQYKFFHIKG, via the coding sequence ATGTCAGATGACTTACAAGCCCTTTGGAGGCAACGTCTTTCGTATCTAGTTCATTCAGGGTCAGCATTGACCGATCGGCATGCTGCGCCATTTATTGCAATGAAAGATTCCTTTCAGCGCCGTGGCATGAAGATTGTCAAAGCAGAGGCTGTGGCAAAACCGCTCGTTGAAGAGAATCACGATCATCGCATGTATTTTTGTCACCTTTCTCTTATGTATCAAGGAAAAGAAGGGATGTTATACAAGGAGGAGCGGTTGCAGGAACGGGTCTTCGATGAGAATGGGGATTGGGAGCATTACAGAGTAGAGGAAGAACAGCCAGTTCTTTCGCCAGGATCAGAGGACATTGATTCTCGTGATCCACACGAATCCACACGTTTTTCATACAATCGCAGGGAGGCTGTGCGCTATGCGGACTATTGGTGGAACTCCTACAATCCAGCGTATCGCGAGTTTGAGGTAGACTGCACCAATTACATTTCTCAATGCCTTCGTGCAGGCGGGGCACCGATGAGAGGGCAGCCAAACCGGGGCAAAGGCTGGTGGTATTCTGGATCCTCATGGAGCTATAGCTGGGCTGTGGCGCACTCCCTTCGTTGGTACCTTAGTGGGTCAACGGCAGGCTTGCAAGGGGAGGAGGTCGCAAGCCCATTGGATCTTCAGTTAGGGGATGTGATTTGCTACGACTTTGAGGGAGATGGCCGATGGAATCACAACACGATTGTGACCGCCTTCGATGAAAATGGAGAGCCGCTCGTGAACGCGCACACATCAAACAGTCGTATGCGATACTGGGCCTATGAGGATTCGACAGCGTATACGCCAAATATTCAATACAAGTTTTTTCATATTAAAGGGTAA
- a CDS encoding BclA C-terminal domain-containing protein, translated as MSEDKQSRKKRRRRSESEHRNDSRKSSTEEEQCCIPGPPGPPGRPGSRGPQGPPGADGPAGGPTGPTGPTGEPGETGAIGATGATGATGETGATGVTGTTGETGATGATGATGATGETGAIGATGATGATGETGATGATGATGATGETGATGATGATGATGEIGATGATGATGATGEIGATGATGATGATGETGATGTTGTTGTTGETGATGATGVTGTTGETGATGATGATGATGETGATGATGATGIGLDGVVPFDPEDAPGYLAGQVVSYEGGLYVVNVDSPTGTPDTSPDYTLLIPPAPTGATGVTGATGVGLDGVVPFDPADAPGYLAGQVVSYEGGMYVVNVDSPTGTPDTSPDYTVLIPPAPTGATGATGATGVTGATGLTGVTGATGVTGLTGATGLTGLTGATGITGFTGVTGITGFTGATGVTGLTGATGVTGATGVTGATGVTGITGFTGVTGVTGLTGVTGITGFTGVTGVTGLTGATGVTGLTGATGLTGLTGATGITGLTGATGVTGLTGATGVTGLTGATGVTGLTGATGVTGATGVTGATGVTGITGATGIGVGLTGVTGVTGATGVTGATGVTGATGTGATGATGVTGATGVTGATGVTGATGVSVTGVTGATGVTGVTGPTGERGLTGVTGATGITGATGSTGVTGLTGATGTGVTSTLGFGTNSGSVIAVVLAGTTIPLPVGQVLNNVTVNGANTVFTVTQAGTYRINYNVNVTAALLLSSGLLINGVALAESNVTPLLSISNFSAEVILPLTAGTTISLQLFGLLGAATLTTGQGAEMSIIRLS; from the coding sequence ATGAGCGAAGACAAACAATCTCGAAAAAAGAGAAGAAGACGCAGTGAGTCTGAACATCGTAACGATTCCCGGAAGTCGTCTACTGAAGAAGAACAATGTTGTATCCCAGGTCCTCCAGGTCCCCCAGGGCGACCCGGCTCAAGAGGTCCACAAGGTCCTCCAGGTGCTGACGGACCTGCCGGAGGTCCTACCGGTCCCACTGGTCCAACGGGAGAACCTGGAGAAACGGGAGCAATAGGAGCGACCGGCGCCACTGGAGCAACGGGTGAAACAGGAGCGACCGGCGTCACCGGAACAACGGGTGAAACAGGAGCAACAGGAGCAACTGGCGCCACTGGAGCAACGGGTGAAACGGGAGCAATAGGAGCGACCGGCGCCACTGGAGCAACGGGTGAAACAGGAGCAACAGGAGCGACCGGAGCCACTGGAGCAACGGGTGAAACAGGAGCAACAGGAGCGACTGGCGCCACTGGAGCAACGGGTGAAATAGGAGCAACAGGAGCGACCGGCGCCACTGGAGCAACGGGTGAAATAGGAGCAACAGGAGCGACCGGGGCCACTGGAGCAACGGGTGAAACAGGAGCAACAGGAACGACCGGGACCACTGGAACAACGGGTGAAACTGGGGCAACAGGAGCGACCGGCGTCACCGGAACAACGGGTGAAACTGGGGCAACAGGAGCGACCGGGGCCACTGGAGCAACGGGTGAAACAGGAGCAACAGGAGCAACAGGAGCAACAGGGATTGGCCTAGATGGAGTCGTCCCATTTGATCCAGAAGATGCACCAGGATACCTAGCAGGTCAAGTCGTAAGCTATGAGGGCGGTTTGTATGTTGTCAATGTGGATAGCCCAACAGGCACTCCAGACACATCGCCTGACTATACGCTACTTATCCCACCTGCGCCAACCGGAGCAACAGGTGTCACAGGAGCAACAGGGGTAGGCCTAGATGGAGTCGTTCCATTTGATCCAGCGGATGCACCAGGATACCTAGCAGGTCAAGTCGTAAGCTATGAGGGCGGTATGTATGTTGTTAATGTGGATAGCCCAACAGGCACACCGGACACATCACCTGACTATACGGTACTTATCCCACCTGCACCAACAGGAGCAACAGGAGCAACAGGAGCAACAGGAGTAACAGGAGCAACAGGTCTTACGGGCGTCACCGGAGCAACAGGCGTAACTGGCTTGACAGGAGCAACAGGTCTCACTGGTTTGACAGGAGCGACAGGCATCACTGGCTTCACAGGAGTAACAGGCATCACTGGCTTCACCGGAGCGACAGGCGTAACTGGTTTGACAGGAGCAACAGGCGTCACTGGAGCAACTGGAGTAACAGGAGCAACAGGAGTAACAGGCATCACTGGCTTCACAGGAGTAACAGGCGTCACTGGCTTGACAGGAGTAACAGGCATCACTGGCTTCACAGGAGTAACAGGCGTAACTGGCTTGACAGGAGCAACAGGCGTCACTGGCTTGACAGGAGCAACAGGTCTCACTGGTTTGACAGGAGCGACAGGCATCACTGGCTTGACAGGAGCGACAGGCGTAACTGGCTTGACAGGAGCAACAGGCGTAACTGGCTTGACAGGAGCGACAGGCGTAACTGGTTTGACAGGAGCAACAGGCGTCACTGGAGCAACTGGAGTAACAGGAGCGACAGGAGTAACAGGCATCACAGGAGCAACAGGCATTGGAGTAGGTCTCACCGGAGTAACAGGTGTTACTGGAGCAACCGGAGTAACGGGAGCAACCGGAGTAACAGGAGCGACAGGAACAGGGGCGACTGGAGCAACGGGTGTCACAGGAGCAACGGGCGTCACGGGTGCGACCGGAGTGACAGGAGCAACAGGCGTGAGCGTCACCGGCGTCACTGGAGCCACAGGAGTGACTGGAGTCACTGGACCAACAGGAGAAAGGGGTCTTACCGGCGTCACCGGAGCCACTGGTATCACAGGAGCAACAGGTTCTACAGGGGTCACAGGTTTAACCGGAGCCACAGGTACGGGTGTAACTAGTACACTAGGTTTTGGAACAAACAGCGGCTCCGTTATCGCAGTCGTCCTAGCGGGAACCACAATTCCGTTACCGGTAGGTCAGGTACTAAACAACGTCACCGTTAACGGAGCAAATACGGTCTTCACCGTCACTCAAGCAGGAACGTACCGCATTAACTACAATGTAAACGTCACGGCAGCGTTACTCTTAAGTTCAGGGTTATTGATTAACGGCGTTGCCTTAGCCGAATCCAACGTCACACCACTTCTCAGCATATCCAACTTTAGTGCAGAGGTTATTTTACCTCTGACTGCAGGTACAACAATCAGCCTTCAACTATTTGGCTTGCTTGGAGCAGCAACCTTAACTACGGGTCAAGGTGCAGAGATGTCGATTATCCGATTGTCGTAA
- a CDS encoding tetratricopeptide repeat-containing glycosyltransferase family 2 protein, producing the protein MIEISLCMIVKNEEEVLADCLKSVENVVDEIIVMDTGSTDQTKEIASKFTQHVYEFDWVEHFAKARNAAFAKATKPYILWLDADDVLTTEDQEKFLRLKASLDPSVDAVSMHYHTAFDDSGKPSFTYRRNRLIKRERGFQWIGAVHEYLAVGGNIFASDIAVTHQKSKKTTVPSSDRNLKIYESMLERKEEMTARDVYYFANELREHGQHRRSIQYYEQFLTSKAGWVEDNIAACLSISDNYNALDEKDNAQRAIVRSFLYDMPRPQHSCRMGDFFFEKEQYKAAIFWFSHALSFEEVELPGFNLKAFSTWYPALQLVVCHWRLNQMEEARRYHEITKKHHPTHPSVLYNEPYFLT; encoded by the coding sequence ATGATTGAGATTAGCTTATGTATGATCGTGAAAAACGAAGAAGAAGTGCTTGCCGATTGCCTTAAATCCGTGGAGAACGTGGTGGATGAAATCATTGTGATGGACACGGGATCCACTGATCAAACGAAAGAGATTGCGAGTAAATTTACGCAACATGTGTACGAATTTGATTGGGTTGAGCATTTTGCTAAGGCACGTAACGCAGCTTTTGCTAAAGCAACGAAGCCGTATATTCTTTGGTTAGACGCTGATGATGTGTTGACAACAGAGGATCAGGAAAAATTCCTTAGACTAAAAGCGTCTCTTGATCCTTCCGTAGATGCTGTTTCAATGCATTACCATACAGCGTTTGATGACAGTGGCAAGCCTAGCTTTACGTATCGACGAAACCGACTCATTAAACGTGAACGAGGGTTTCAATGGATTGGTGCGGTCCATGAATACTTGGCCGTAGGCGGCAATATCTTTGCCTCCGACATTGCTGTCACGCATCAGAAGAGTAAAAAAACGACCGTCCCCTCAAGTGATCGAAATTTAAAGATCTATGAATCCATGCTGGAACGCAAAGAGGAAATGACAGCGAGAGACGTCTATTACTTTGCCAATGAATTGCGTGAGCACGGACAACATAGACGTTCCATACAATACTATGAGCAATTTTTAACATCAAAAGCAGGCTGGGTCGAGGACAACATCGCTGCCTGTTTGAGCATTAGCGATAACTACAACGCCTTAGATGAAAAAGACAATGCACAACGCGCGATTGTTCGTTCCTTTCTTTATGACATGCCCCGCCCACAGCATAGCTGCCGAATGGGGGATTTTTTCTTCGAAAAGGAGCAATATAAAGCGGCGATTTTTTGGTTTTCTCACGCCCTGTCGTTTGAAGAGGTTGAATTGCCTGGTTTTAATCTTAAAGCCTTCTCGACTTGGTATCCCGCGCTACAACTCGTTGTGTGTCATTGGCGACTGAATCAAATGGAAGAGGCACGTCGCTATCACGAAATCACTAAAAAACACCACCCTACCCATCCAAGCGTCCTTTATAATGAACCCTATTTTTTGACGTGA
- a CDS encoding YdeI/OmpD-associated family protein, with protein sequence MEERELNPKVDEFLAKAKTWKEEYKKLRTIILDCELTEDFKWMHPCYTLNSKNVVLMHGFNDYVALLFHKGALLKDEHGILIQQTENVQSARQIRFTNVQEIVELEPILKAYVKEATEVERAGMKVVKEKKDLVYPEEFKAKLDEVPGLKEAFEALTPGRQRMYVIHFSSPKQSKTRTSRVEKCMPKIFEGKGINDR encoded by the coding sequence ATGGAGGAACGTGAGTTAAATCCGAAAGTTGATGAATTTTTAGCTAAGGCTAAAACGTGGAAGGAAGAGTACAAGAAGTTGAGGACCATCATTCTTGACTGTGAGCTGACCGAAGATTTCAAGTGGATGCATCCCTGCTACACATTGAATTCGAAAAACGTCGTGTTAATGCACGGATTTAACGACTATGTGGCGCTATTGTTTCACAAAGGTGCGTTGTTAAAGGACGAGCATGGGATTCTCATCCAACAAACGGAGAATGTACAATCAGCGCGCCAAATTCGCTTCACCAATGTTCAAGAAATCGTAGAGCTGGAACCGATCTTGAAAGCGTACGTGAAAGAGGCCACTGAAGTGGAAAGGGCGGGTATGAAAGTCGTTAAAGAGAAAAAAGACCTTGTTTACCCCGAAGAATTCAAAGCGAAATTGGACGAAGTCCCTGGCCTGAAAGAGGCTTTTGAAGCACTGACACCGGGGCGACAAAGAATGTATGTGATCCATTTCTCTTCACCAAAACAATCCAAAACACGGACGTCAAGAGTAGAAAAATGCATGCCGAAGATTTTTGAAGGCAAGGGGATAAATGATCGGTAG
- a CDS encoding methylated-DNA--[protein]-cysteine S-methyltransferase, whose amino-acid sequence MTISFYELDDTPLGTLTLYFSEKGLCRLAFGTYEERLEKETPWFERYFDNPSFEQINASSSTRSQLEEYFSGERTAFDVPLDLRGTDFQAKVWQALMDVPYGEMTAYKGIAETIASPKAVRAAGGAINKNPIPVIVPCHRVIGSDGSLVGYNGGLSIKKTLLEIEKR is encoded by the coding sequence ATGACCATTTCATTTTATGAGCTAGATGATACACCTCTTGGAACACTCACCCTGTATTTTAGTGAAAAGGGCTTGTGTCGGCTAGCGTTTGGGACGTATGAGGAGCGTCTGGAAAAAGAAACTCCTTGGTTTGAGCGGTATTTTGACAATCCAAGTTTTGAGCAAATCAATGCATCTTCTTCAACGAGGTCCCAGCTAGAAGAGTATTTTTCTGGCGAGAGAACGGCATTTGACGTGCCACTTGATTTACGGGGAACAGACTTTCAAGCAAAGGTTTGGCAAGCCCTGATGGATGTGCCTTATGGAGAAATGACGGCCTACAAGGGAATTGCTGAAACCATTGCCTCCCCAAAGGCAGTGAGAGCAGCGGGTGGAGCGATTAATAAAAATCCAATCCCTGTCATTGTCCCTTGTCACCGTGTTATCGGAAGTGATGGATCACTTGTTGGGTATAATGGCGGCTTGTCCATTAAGAAAACGTTGCTTGAGATTGAAAAAAGATAG
- the queG gene encoding tRNA epoxyqueuosine(34) reductase QueG, with translation MNQMLKEDLIAYSKTIGIDDIGFASADPFLTLKERLKQQQALNYQSGFEESDIEKRTHPELLLPQAKSIIAIALAYPSKMKNTPKSTKEDPRGLFCRASWGEDYHTVLRDRLDKLQAYLQERVPEAYVTSMVDTGELSDRAVAERAGIGFSAKSCAIISPIYGSYIYLGEMITSVPFEPDTPVEDGCGTCNICVEACPTGALVQGGQLDAKKCISFLTQTKGFLQDEYRKVIGNRLYGCDTCQTVCPKNRGVDFHTQPEFEPDPEKVKPLLKPLLTISNREFKDTYGRMSGSWRGKKPIQRNAILALAIYKDDTALPLLEELIKSDPRPVIRGTAAWSYGKIAANKQPEALRFLSERLEVEEDEEVREEIQKGLRFEKEITP, from the coding sequence ATGAACCAAATGCTCAAAGAAGATCTGATTGCCTATAGCAAAACCATCGGTATTGATGACATTGGGTTTGCCTCGGCTGACCCTTTTTTAACGTTAAAGGAACGCCTCAAGCAGCAACAGGCATTGAATTATCAATCAGGGTTTGAGGAGAGCGACATTGAAAAACGCACTCATCCAGAGCTATTGCTTCCACAAGCGAAGTCGATTATTGCCATTGCGCTCGCGTATCCTTCGAAAATGAAGAATACACCTAAAAGCACGAAAGAGGACCCCCGTGGTTTGTTTTGCCGTGCTTCATGGGGAGAAGATTATCATACGGTTCTTCGAGATCGTTTGGACAAGCTTCAAGCGTATTTGCAAGAGCGGGTACCAGAGGCTTATGTGACATCGATGGTCGATACGGGAGAGCTATCCGATCGCGCTGTTGCGGAACGGGCAGGCATTGGCTTTAGCGCGAAAAGCTGTGCAATTATATCGCCGATCTATGGCTCTTATATTTATCTTGGCGAGATGATTACATCGGTCCCTTTTGAGCCAGATACGCCTGTTGAGGATGGATGTGGGACGTGCAATATTTGTGTGGAGGCGTGTCCTACGGGCGCACTAGTGCAAGGTGGGCAGCTTGATGCGAAGAAATGCATCTCTTTTTTGACACAAACGAAGGGGTTCCTTCAGGACGAATATCGAAAAGTCATTGGCAATCGACTTTACGGCTGTGACACATGCCAAACCGTGTGTCCGAAAAATCGTGGCGTTGATTTTCATACCCAGCCTGAATTTGAACCAGACCCTGAGAAGGTGAAGCCGCTCTTAAAGCCGCTTCTTACGATTTCTAATCGAGAATTTAAAGACACCTACGGCCGGATGTCAGGCTCTTGGCGCGGAAAGAAGCCTATTCAGCGCAACGCCATTTTGGCCTTAGCCATATATAAAGATGACACTGCGCTTCCCCTACTAGAGGAGCTGATCAAAAGTGACCCTAGACCCGTTATTCGTGGGACAGCAGCGTGGTCATACGGAAAAATTGCCGCAAACAAGCAACCTGAAGCGTTGCGTTTTCTATCTGAACGTTTAGAAGTAGAAGAGGACGAGGAAGTACGAGAAGAAATTCAAAAAGGGCTTCGCTTTGAGAAGGAGATAACCCCATGA
- the namA gene encoding NADPH dehydrogenase NamA, which produces MTPTLFSPYTIKNVTLKNRIVMSPMCMYSCPEEDGKVTNWHRTHYTSRAVGQVGLVMLEASAVLPEGRISTKDLGIWSDEHIEGLSEIVQLLQEHGAKTSIQLAHAGRKSEGPGVIYGPSPIAFSDRYQTPTEMTLGDIERTIQAFKDATERAKKAGFDIIEIHAAHGYLINSFLSPLTNHRTDEYGGTPEKRYRFLQEIIEAVNTVWDGPLFVRISAEDYDDNGMKWQDYVPFAQKMKAQGVNLVDCSTGGVIALPKAISTFPGYQVPHAEGIRKDTNIPTGAVGLITSGQQAEDILQNRQADLIFIGRALLVNPYWALQAANELNEKIDPPTQYDRAW; this is translated from the coding sequence ATGACACCAACCTTGTTTTCACCTTATACAATAAAAAATGTAACGCTTAAAAATCGCATCGTCATGTCGCCAATGTGTATGTATTCGTGTCCGGAGGAAGACGGAAAGGTGACGAATTGGCATAGAACGCACTACACGTCCAGAGCTGTTGGGCAGGTTGGTCTCGTTATGCTAGAAGCCTCGGCTGTTCTTCCTGAAGGACGAATTTCAACAAAGGACCTTGGTATTTGGTCAGATGAGCACATTGAAGGGTTGAGTGAGATTGTGCAGTTGCTCCAGGAGCATGGCGCAAAAACCTCTATTCAGCTTGCACATGCGGGTCGAAAATCCGAAGGTCCCGGCGTGATTTACGGTCCCTCTCCTATTGCTTTTAGTGATCGTTACCAAACGCCAACCGAAATGACGCTTGGCGATATTGAGCGTACAATTCAAGCGTTCAAGGACGCTACTGAAAGAGCTAAAAAAGCTGGCTTCGATATCATCGAGATCCACGCTGCTCATGGGTATTTGATCAATTCCTTTTTGTCTCCATTAACGAACCACCGTACAGACGAGTATGGGGGAACGCCAGAGAAACGCTATCGCTTTTTACAAGAAATTATCGAAGCCGTGAATACCGTTTGGGACGGTCCCCTTTTCGTCCGCATTTCCGCCGAGGACTATGATGACAACGGTATGAAATGGCAAGACTATGTGCCATTTGCTCAGAAAATGAAAGCCCAAGGAGTTAACTTAGTTGATTGCTCTACGGGTGGCGTCATTGCATTACCAAAAGCAATCAGTACGTTTCCTGGCTATCAAGTGCCTCACGCGGAAGGAATTCGTAAAGACACAAATATCCCTACTGGTGCCGTTGGTCTCATTACTTCTGGGCAGCAAGCAGAGGACATCCTTCAAAATCGTCAGGCTGACTTGATTTTTATTGGCCGTGCATTGCTTGTCAATCCGTATTGGGCACTTCAGGCGGCAAATGAGCTCAATGAAAAGATTGATCCTCCTACGCAATACGATCGCGCTTGGTAA
- a CDS encoding HIT family protein: MNNSCIFCSVTKGDIPSNTIMENDWTKSFLDIRPINPGHTLVIPKMHVNSIHDLNEENYLRLMESVRQISSILHEKFTPRKVGIAIAGFDIEHLHIHVVPMYRYHDITSEKYLTGTILEADPNSLKEIEEFIKSE, encoded by the coding sequence ATGAACAACTCATGTATTTTTTGCTCTGTCACTAAAGGAGATATACCTAGTAATACAATTATGGAAAACGATTGGACAAAATCATTTTTGGATATACGACCTATTAACCCTGGTCACACGCTTGTTATTCCCAAAATGCATGTGAATTCCATTCATGATCTTAATGAAGAGAATTATTTAAGATTGATGGAAAGTGTTCGGCAAATAAGTTCGATTCTTCACGAGAAATTCACCCCAAGAAAAGTCGGTATAGCAATTGCTGGCTTTGATATTGAGCACTTACATATACATGTTGTACCTATGTACAGATACCATGATATTACTTCAGAAAAATATTTGACAGGAACAATTTTAGAAGCGGATCCTAATTCTTTGAAAGAAATTGAAGAATTCATCAAAAGTGAGTAG